A region of the Pseudarthrobacter sp. MM222 genome:
TTCATGTCAGGTTCCTGCTGGGTAGGCCGGCTTGTAGTAGGAGGAGAATCTCGCCTCCGGCCACTCTTCCGCCACCGGCATGTCGGCATTAATGGGGTCGTTGTTCTTCAGGTCTCCGACGGCGAACTGGACCATCATGTCGTGGTCCTCATGCACGAGGTTGTGGCAGTGGACCATGTAGCGGCCGCCCTCGTGTTTTCCGGTGTCGAATTGCATCAGGACCGTGACCGATTCGTTCTCGCCTGCGTAAAACACATCCTTCGGGCCGCCTTCCCAGGCGAACGGCTGTCCGTTGTTGGTGTTGCGGCCGAGGATCTTTCCATCAATGAGGTGGATGTGCACCGGGTGGAACCATCCTCCCGACTCGTTGACGATGGTCCACTGCTCCACTTGGTTCTTCTGCGGGTTGGCGAAGCACCGGGTGAAGTTGGACTTTTCCACGTCGTCCCAGGTTTCGCCGTTGATAGTCCATTCCCCGTTCTTCCGCTGCACGCGCAGGATCCTTTTGGCCACCGCCATCTCGGGGGTGAGGGACATTGGGTCCAGGCCGCCGCTGGCTTTCGTGGGGTGTTCACCCGGATCCAGTGTCGTGGGGATTGAGCTAATCGAGCGCGACTTGGGGTCCAGGGACGGGGAATCGGCTACCACCTGGAACTTCATGACCTTGCCGGTGTTGGCGAAGTTCACATTGTTCTTGTTGCTCAGATTCCGCAGCTCCACGGACTGCCCCGGCTTGTACTTCCGGAAATCGATCAGGACCTCGTAGCGCTCCGCGGTGCCTTGGCGCCACGACGGCACGGCCTGGACCTTGGGCGTCATGCCGGCGTCCGTGCCCACCACGTAGAAGGGGTCCCCGTTGGACAACGAGAAGCGGTACGACCGCGTGATCGAGCCGACCAGGAACCGGAACCGGTAGATCCGGGGCTTAACCTTCATGGTGGGCCACGGCACGCCGTTCACCAGAACGATGTCGCCCCACAGCCCTGAATGGCCGTTGTCGTTGTAGCCAAGCGACCCGTCGGCGTTCAACATGAGATCCGAGACCAGGATCGGGACGTCGAATTCGCCCTGTGGGAGCTGCGCCTGCTCAGGTTCGTTTGTGATGGAGTAGTACGCCGCAAGCCCCGAATACACGCCTTGGGCGGTCAGCATGTGGTTGTGGTCGTGGTACCAGAGCGTCCGGGCTGCCTGCCAGTTGGGGTAGTGGTAGTTTTTCACTTTCGAGGGCGCCGTCCGGTCGTTGGCGTATCCGTCGTACTGCGGCAGTGACGCCGAGCCGTGCAGGTGCGTGACCGTGTTGGAGGGGTCTGCGTACAGCAGGCCGGTGGTCGGCAAACGATTACTGATCCTCACCTCGGTGCGGGTGCCCTGCGGAACCTGGATGGACGGGCCCGGGAAGATTCCGTTGTACCCGGCCAGGGTGGTGGACAGTCCCGGGGCGATCTGCGCCTGCCCGATCTTTTGGGACAGCGAATACTTCGCGAATGGCTGCCCGTCCGGATCGATGCCCGTCTCGTAGGGGATCAGTTCCGGCGGGCGGCGGAAGGACTCCGTGTACGGAACCGGCGTATTCTTTGGGGCCAGCTTGCTGGGGGTGAGCGTCCCGGCGTCCCCGGCCAGCGGCACCCCGGCCAGGGCGCTGCCCCCACCTGCGCCCATTAGGGCGACCGAACCGCCCATCATGCCCAGCTTCAGTACATTCCTTCGCGTAGTTGCCACGGGAACCTCCAGAGTTCTTACAGGAGCAGGTTGGATACCAAGATGATTTCCAGTGCCAACTATCAAGCCGGATTCTTGCAAAAACCCTGTAAATGCCACTGACCTGCAGCCCCGCTCATTACTCAATTGATCCTGATCGTCGAGGCGACGCTGGGCACCCCTTTGCTGTCTATCGCGAAGAGCATGTAGGTGCCCGGGACCAGCACGCCGCGGTCCGCCGGGAGCTTCAGTG
Encoded here:
- a CDS encoding multicopper oxidase family protein, with the translated sequence MATTRRNVLKLGMMGGSVALMGAGGGSALAGVPLAGDAGTLTPSKLAPKNTPVPYTESFRRPPELIPYETGIDPDGQPFAKYSLSQKIGQAQIAPGLSTTLAGYNGIFPGPSIQVPQGTRTEVRISNRLPTTGLLYADPSNTVTHLHGSASLPQYDGYANDRTAPSKVKNYHYPNWQAARTLWYHDHNHMLTAQGVYSGLAAYYSITNEPEQAQLPQGEFDVPILVSDLMLNADGSLGYNDNGHSGLWGDIVLVNGVPWPTMKVKPRIYRFRFLVGSITRSYRFSLSNGDPFYVVGTDAGMTPKVQAVPSWRQGTAERYEVLIDFRKYKPGQSVELRNLSNKNNVNFANTGKVMKFQVVADSPSLDPKSRSISSIPTTLDPGEHPTKASGGLDPMSLTPEMAVAKRILRVQRKNGEWTINGETWDDVEKSNFTRCFANPQKNQVEQWTIVNESGGWFHPVHIHLIDGKILGRNTNNGQPFAWEGGPKDVFYAGENESVTVLMQFDTGKHEGGRYMVHCHNLVHEDHDMMVQFAVGDLKNNDPINADMPVAEEWPEARFSSYYKPAYPAGT